One Coffea eugenioides isolate CCC68of chromosome 2, Ceug_1.0, whole genome shotgun sequence genomic window, AATGCCTCAAATTGGTCTGCTCCAGGCACATTATTTTAACCTTACAGGGGTCTTTACAACAGATTTTCCAGATCGTCCGCCAACTCCATTCAACTACACTGGTGCACCACTTACAGCCAACCTAAGAACTGTGCGAAGCACCAGGCCACGTCTTAGTAGGATTGCATTTAATTCAACGGTCGAGTTGGTGCTACAAGATACCAATCTTCTCAGTGTGGAGTCTCATCCATTCCATCTCCATGGTTACAACTTCTTTGTCGTGGGTACTGGAATTGGGAACTTTGATCCTAAGAAAGACCCAGCAAAATACAATTTGGTTGATCCTCCAGAAAGAAACACAATTGGAGTTCCTACAGGTGGTTGGACTGCTATAAGGTTTAGGGCTGATAATCCAGGTAAACTCAATGCAGTAACATTAATAACTATCAGATTTTGGTGAAcacattatttttatttccaGATCGTTATGTATGTAATACTCACATGAAACATTCTACAATTCTATTCTCATCAGGGGTTTGGTTCATACACTGTCACCTAGAGCTCCATACAAGCTGGGGACTCAAGACAGCTTTTGTGGTAGAAAATGGTCCAGGCCCAGATCAAACTATATTACCTCCACCCAAAGATCTTCCCTCTTGTTAGATGATCCTGattgatttgattatttttcaaaatggGGGAAAGTTAATTAATTGACAGTTGATTGTGAACCTTCCTGCAAAATGCAGGAAGAAAGGGTGTTATATTATGAGAAGTTCAAAGAAATTGTTTTGTATCCCTTCATTCTTTGAAATGTAAGCTCAGACCAATTCTGAGGAATAAAATTCCAGATCTGCATTCTGATATAACGCATAACAGCAGATCCTGTTTGCTCATCTCCTCTGCTTTACCCTTAAGATCTGTTCATCACATCCCTAATACATACATCAATCAATTGCCCTCATATTAACATCACCACCAATGATGTATTTAAGTTGAATCAAATGTCTATTGCGCTCTAAACAATCATGCACAtgcaaacaaaaatttaatcTGTTTTTTAGCTTAACATCATTGCCATTCATGATGGAGAATCGAGCTCTTCCTTCTCTTTTACCCAAGAGTCAAACATCGAGaatcaattctttgctaaccTGCAATTATGGAGTTCCATTGTCTCTTATTCGATTAAGATATCTGAGGCAAACTAATTAAGATCCTGACAATTGTTACACTGTTGTTTTCCAGGCCCCACTTCTTCCCAATAACGTTTTACCTTGTATCCAATGCAGAAATCACAAGCATAACTTTAACCAATGGCTACTTAATTGATACTGATAAAGTATGTCGTCTGAAAAACAtttcaaggaaaagaagaaacacCAACATTACACCATATGAATCTCAAGGATCCTATAGTTTCTGTGCTCAAATTACAGTAAGCAGACAGTGATGGATAGATATCATCACAGGTGCAGTTTTACAATCAGAACATCAGACAAAGTAAAAGACGTTTCCCAGACAAGAACTTCAAGCTTAATTGAATGCTGGAAAAAGCCTCTTCAATTAAGCTCTTATAAAATCCAAGCTATACTATTCTTGTCATCTCAGATTCAGAACAGAATTGCCATAAGGCACACCAGTACAAACACCAGCACCACTACGCTGACCCAACAAGCCAAAGTAGAcctcttcttcaactttttTGCCCGATTAAGATCTTTTGCGCCGCCAGTGATGAATGATTTGGCATTGGCCACATTTTGTTCAATGTTATTTATCTGGTCACCCTGATTATCAATCATCACTGCCATATCCAGAAAGACTTGATGCAGCTCTGTCAagcttttctgaatctccttcAGAGCCTCATGCCTTTCTTGATTCTCCAACAGCAAATCTGCTTTGCCCTCAAAAACTCTCTCCTTCGCATTCCCTGTAATCATCTTTTCAAGCAATTCCTCACTTGGTTCCTCTCCAGTAGCACTGTAATATCTCCTCTTGAGACCTTCCCTGTGATCAGCAACAATTCTTTCTCTCAAGCCCTGGAATTCATTCATCAAATCCCTCAATTTCATCCTCAAGCCATTTGTTACTGAAACTCTTGTTCGTTCAACAGGGCTTCCTGCTTTATAAGCATCGGACACACCACGATTTTCTGCATTCGATGTATCAAGCAATTCCAACCTCCCTTTGATAATCTTTGCCTTCCTGAGGATAGTAACCATATCAGAATTAATTCGGTCTCGAACGCCTCGAAGGATTTTGGCGCTGTGAATGGATTTAGTGTCTTCATTGAGATCTTTGAGGTCAAGAAGCAGATTGGTGATCTCTTCCATATCTGCTTTGATAGCACCTACTTCTTCGAAGAACTGGGAGAGGTTTTTTTCATCAACAGGGTTAAGTTGCCCCATCTCAATATCAGGCTCTGCTTCAAGGTCCTTCATGGCTTGTTTCTTTAATTCCACATAACTTAGAAACGATCTTGTCATGAGATCATTCATCTTTTCCCAATTCTAccacccacaaaaaaaaaaaccccgtCAGTTTCAGAGAGTGTTAAAAGcaggaaattaaacaaaatgataaaaacttaCCCGAgataaaattggaaaaaggGATTGTTGGGCTGTTTCAATTCTAGAACCCTGTTTTCTAGGGTACTCGAAATCTTCAAGCAAGGATctgaaacaaagaaagaaaattccaTAATGTTCTAGAAAATCACGTGAATAAAAGAAGATTATTACACGAAGAACACGTATTTCATCGTACGAAAAACTGTTTGGGACTTGAATTCCAAGAATCAACCAGGAAAGAATGACAAGGGACGAAGTGGACCATGAAGAACTGAAGCGCTTTCTTAATATCGGCAACTGCAAGACAGTTGTTGCTCAACGACAGCGGAAGACAAACAGATATTTCAGGTTGAAAAGCCCAATGAGGAAAGGAGGGTAGAAATCAGTGCTCTTACAGACTACAACTAGTAAAAGCCAGATAGCAGcgaggaagaggaagaggaagaggaaggggATTGGGGGAGACTCAGGCATTTTATGGCGGTGGTTCTTCCGTtggatttttttgaaatttaaaagCGCGAGGCAGCCAGGGGGAGGTCTGTTGAGGCCTCTTTGGCTATTGGGTTTCTCAAGCCCAATATTGACCCAAAAATGCTTGTGATGCTCAAATTAAGCCCAACAACAACAACTTTGGGAGAATGACAAATCCAAAGTAGCTCTCGTCTTCCTAAAAGCTCTCGTGCAAATTTTGCTACTTGACAATTCTAACTAAGGTTatgtttgataattcaattcaacacttaattaattcaaatggtAACATATTCAAACGTATTTGATAGAAAATAGAGCATCTAAGAGGCCAAACTTAATCTCAAAAGtgagtgataaactattcatttatcacttagTGCAAAATATGCGCAGATGTTATGATTTTATACTTAATAGATTCAAAATTTACATTTcaagtttcaatttttaaaatttgattttatcaaatgcaccccAAGTGTAAAGTCAAACACAAAGTTGTAATGTGGATTTTGAAATTCTTAGAAATTTATGAGATCGTGTAATATGTTCTTTTTCGTTTTTAAGAGCAAAAGGTTAAGGAGAAAAGAAGATTCAACATTATCAAGATTAAGATTCCAAAAATTAGAGAACTTATATTCAATACTCCTTTCTCCTTTTCCGTTTCTTAAAATCCCACCTTTATGTCACTAAAagaattattttaaaaaaaagaagaaaataaaaagaaaaaagggggacTCGCTGATCACCTCATTCTCAAGTAGGACTAGAACCATGTGATCAAGTACTATCACACTGGTAATTGATTGAAAATATGATTGCATCGCAAACATATTTTGTAATTATTATATTTTCATCAATTTAATCACCATTTTCattttatgtaaaaaaaaaatatgataatgattattcaaaataatttcCAATTAACCTTCCATCCAAACACGTACGGTACTCTGgccatttttgcatgaaattcttGTCCAAAGTTGACCCCATGATAATCGTCGCCTTGGATGATTGTTGATTTTGATTGTACATTTGTGCTACGCACGCACAATTTGACGCTGCCTTTCCACATGTGATGTGATTCATCATTCACGTGGATCAATTACCTTAATAAAAACGAAGTCGTACGACGACCctaagaaattgaaaaaaaaaaaaaggaaaacctCCGGCGGGGTGGAGACGAAGATGACCAACAACAGCAGCAAGAAGAGCAAAATACTGATAATCGGGGTCACTGGTAGCCTAGGTTTTGACCTCGCTAAAGCCAGCGTCGGTGCCTCTCATCCCACTTTTGGCCTCGTCAGAGATTCCGCTTTCTCTGATTCAAACAAGTCCGAGAAGCTCCAATTCCTCTCCAATGCCGGCGTTACCCTACTCAAGGTTCCCCCATTTCTCCTCCTATCTAGCAGTAGAAGACACTAGTAGTTTACTTgatcatcctttttttttttctccttttgattTGGCTCAAAATGCACTGTTAAAAACCTTAAATGAAATGTAGGGCTCTTTGCAAGACGAAGACAGCCTCATTGAAGCAATCAAGAAAGTCGATGTGGTTATTTGTTCGATTCCGTCCCAGCATGTCCTCGATCAGAAGCTCCTCATCCAAGCTATCAAGCTTGCTGGTTGCATcaaggtttttcttttttgttgccCCCAAGTGAATAGTTTTGGCTTTTGCATctacttccttttttttttggtcttgaAAATGCCAAATTATGTATATGGTTTCAAGTGATGTGATGTAGTAGTGTTTGCTTTAAGGTTCTCAGATATATTTGGAATTTTTCAGTTCGCTAATCCGTGATTAAAACATAGAGAGAATGAATTTTGGCAGTTTTAACAGTTGAATAGACTGCTTGGCAAGGTCCTTTGCtgttaaaacaaaaataagctAAGCTTGTCAAAATTATGGCTAAGAAGACAAAAAGGTTAATATTGGCCACAATCCTGAAAAGCCTTTGTCGATTAGCCTATTTAAGTTTGTTCAGGACCAAGAGTACTCTTCCCAACTAGACAATAGTTTAAAAAATGCATCATTATGATTTATCTAGGATAACCTTTATTTGTAGCACCATTTTAGCTTGGTCGAAAATTCAGGTTTACGGTGGCAAACGCGAATTCCCAAAACCGTAGATGGCACTAAGTAGTGTGATAAGGTAGCTTACATGCACGGTAGAGACACCTATAAATTGAATGAACTAGAAATCTTGGTGAATAGGGTCTGATAATTGGTCATGCTGTATCTTCTTGTCCAAATTGAAGTACTGTTATCCTGCAGGATGACTGCTTTTGTTCACTGCTATATCAACAAAATATGAACTATTGCAGAGGTTCATTCCATCCGAGTTTGGTTTAGACCCTGACAAAAGTCAAGTAGCCGACCTGGACTACAGCTTCTATTCAAAAAAGGCTGAAATTCGGCGTCTTATAGAGGCTGAACACATCCCTTACACCTATATTTGTTGCAACTTCTTTATGAGGTTCTTGCTTCCCTCGCTCGTGCAACCAGGCTTAAAATCTCCTCCAAGAGACAAAGTCACTATATACGGGGATGGAACTATTAAAGGTAGGCTGGAGTGCCTGTTCTATTGCCTCTTGATCTCCTTTTatcttggaaattttgtatgtTACATATGATCTGGCCTCTGTATTTAGTTTCTTTTGATTAATTTATTTTGGTTGTACTCTCAACACTAAGTAGTTTCATCTTCTCCAGGTGTTTTTGTGAAGGAAAGTGATGTTGCGGCATTCACTGTTTGCACTGTGGATGATCCACGATCATTAAATAAGGCACTATATCTGCGACCTCCAGGGAACGTTTACTCCATGAATGAGCTGATGGAGATTTGGGAGACTAAAATTGGCAAGGAACTTCAGAAGACTTGCATCACAGAACAAGAGCTACTTGAGAAAATTAAAGGTACATGAGTTTATTGATGGTTTGCTGACGCACAAAGAGGTAAAGCTACTTATTGCAGTTAGTTTAAGATTTCGGTCAATCATCTgaaggtaaattttttatttagttCGAAAACAGAATGAAAACTTTTAACACAAAAATGTCCGACTGCTCTGAAGACAATGCCATGAAAAGAGTTTAGAGAAAGCAACAAAAATTTGGTATTACAGAAATGACCGGAAACAGACCCTGTAAGAGTTTTGCAACTATACAGAAATGTTTGTTTCTCTTGATTTAGAAGATACAACAATAGGGTAGTTGGCTCAAGCACAAGATTTTGTGCTCGTATTATCTTTTTCTAAATCAATTGCTAACTGGCTTTACGTGATTCTTTTTTGGGTTGATTTCGAGGGCATTTATTGACATGAAGTAGCAATGTGCAGAAACCCCATACCCGGATTGCATGGAGATGGTTTTCATATATTCTGCTTTTGTAAAGGGGGATCAGACATACTACGACATCGAGTCCTCAAATGGAGTTGAAGGGACACAACTGTATCCGCAAGTCACGTACACTACAATAAGCGAGTATTTAGATACCTTACTATGAATTTGCTTGCTGTCGTATTGCTGTTTCATTCTAAGAAATGCACGTCTTTAAAAGTTAAAGGGGTGCTAAGTGATATTTTTTAAAGTTTAGGGGTGCTAAGTGATACTGTCACACACtttcaagggaggtttctgaaattatccctttcttTTTAGGTTCCATTTTTGAGCGActttctatttatttctatGTTTCTGTGGTTTTCGGGCGTGATAGCGCTTACGTTGAATTGTGAGTTGTGACTAGAGGACCGTTTCCAAGTATCCAACATTCTTGAGGTCGTCTTGGTGAGCTAACTTGGGCAAGGCTTGTCCTATCGTGAACTGGGAAATAGCTTTTCACAAGCACACTGGGGGAATTTCACGCTGATGCCCAATTATGCGTGTTAAGATCTAGAGAAAATTAgtgaattttgaaaaatcaaaagattctTAATCTTTTTTAAATGTGCATAAAGGATTGTGAGACATTTTTGTCCCTGAAAACTCAAGCGTATTGCTCACATGGATGCATTTTTTACTATCGTGGAATTTAATGAAATGGCCAAAAAAACAAGAACACTTTTACAAGTTCAATGACCCTTTTAAATCAAAGGAAAAGTTTGATGCCCAAATGGTGCAATTTTAAATAGTTgattgactcttttttttttttggctgtttGCTCTTACCAATTTCTTGCTATACGTGGTTTTCTTGTTTGCTTTGATGACACtccaaaaaagataaaaacgatcattttatatttaaacTATTATTATATCATTGTACTCCGAATCTCTCAACACTAAcaagaaaaaatttttgaaggcaAACAATATGGTATGGTCACTACATATTTCATATCTATTAAATGATTTTACATTAAATCACCTACTCAGCTTTAATTGCTATACTTTAGGTGGTTACATTAGCTTTCatagttttattttaaatttcaacGTGGAACCCTACATTTTAGAACttaattgtgtgatttgtaaaattaaaataGCTTGTGGAATATGTAGTACactttagaatttttttttttccaaacgacACTTTAGAAGTTGATTGAGTGATTTGTAAATTAAATTAGTTTTGTTGCCAAAAGTAGAAGATGCGAATCCAATGGCCAGATAggtttttaaattcattttgcCGACTCTTACAGGCATAATTTATTTTGCCGACTCGCTCAGCTAATTCTCTCCGCTACAACTGGGCTACATATTCTTTCATCTTTGACTTCGCCGGAAAATCAAGAAATGGCGGGAAAGAGCAAGATTCTGATAATTGGTGGCACTGGGTACATCGGAAAATTCATAGTGGATACCAGCGCCAAAATGCGTCATCCGACCTTTGCTCTAATGAGAGAATCCACCCTCTCTAATCCTTCCAAGTCCCAAATCGTTCAGAACTTCAGGAACTCCGGCGTCACTCTACTCTATGTTTGTATTATTATAGTTATTAACGTGCGCTTAAGTTTTCAGCCATTTCTTTACCAATTTAGTCTATACACTAACAAAATCCTATGCGCATTTAATTTAAGGTCGCTAAACAATCAAGGAAGTGTAATATAAATGCTAATGATTTACTttacttgtttcttttttttgcccttttctcCTTGACCGGAGACAGGGAGATATCTATGATCATGCAAGCTTAGTAAACGCCATAAAGCAGGTGGACGTGGTAATCTCTACCGTTGGCCGTGAGCAGTTGGCTGATCAGACCAACATCATTGCTGCTATTAAGGAAGCTGGTAATGTCAAGGTGATTTTCTATTTCACTTAACCTTGTCATCAGGTGGATGTGCTTTATGATCTTTAATTGAGGTTCTCTAATGATGATCAGAGCTACCCTTCGATGCTGCTATAAGATAATTAAGACAGGTGGAGGAACACTGGCCAATGTCATGATCCAGTCTAGCCAAGTTTATATAAAACAATTCAACAAATCATGTGCGACAATGAATGTAGCCCGAACTGCAGAAAGCATTAGGAGATGCAGAAATTTTGTTTGAACACTTGCACATTTCTGTCCCAGAGCTTATCAATTGTAATTTGTCAGAAAACATCCAAGTGGAAATAGGAGACAAATATGCTAATATGACAAAAGATAGAAATGAGACAAATAATTGCTTATAGGATCTTTGTGTTAGATTTCTAATTTTATGTTTCCTTTTCAAGGCCTATCCTGACGTGAATGGTAGATATTGTTTTGtcattgttttcttgatttgatATTTGTGTTGGTTGACTGCCTGAGTCCAAACTCAATCCGTTGATTCATGACAAAATTGGTAAGATTCAGCTATTTGTCTCCTCTTTATTTGAAGAATTGGCTTGTGAATTGTATCGTCACAAATATTTCTCTTAATGGGCACATTAACTGAATGAAATTGTTTTGTATTCGATGCCTGCATGATTGGATAAATTGTGTTGGAATCTGTGCTTGACTGCCTGAGTGCAATTCTTGTTTCATGGTGGGATTAGTGATTTCAGCATTCCATACTCAGTTACTTATCTTTCTGTTACTTGAAGCGACCAATTCTAGTTTGAACTCACACACCAGAGGACGGATAGTTGTAAGGgccttcaaaaaataaattccTGAATGCTTTGAACTTCTCATATCCTGTTTGTGTGCAAGAAATGTTTACAGTTCTGCTCTATGTTTCCTTGTACTTGAATTTTTTGCCGCTGGTCTCATTTTCCAGGGATGATAATACtacaaaaccatccaaatagAACCCTTTtcctgtcttttttttttttttggagaaaaagaaaaagggggggggggggggggtggtggGGGGATTGTTCTTGTCCCCAAGAGGTGACTATGAGGCTCTTGGTTCTACTCTAAGCCcttcattttccctttcccccaTGTAAAGCTTGGAGTCTCTCTTGATCCATAAAGGAACCTTTGCCTTGTATTATAGTGCACATACAAGGATAGATGCTTCTATTCAGGtctttgatgaatttatattgttaCTAACATAGTGCCCAAAGCATTTCATTTCCGTAGAGATTTTTCCCTTCCGAGTTTGGGAATGATGCGGATCGTGTCCATCCTGTCCAGCCTGCAAAAACCATGTATGATGCCAAAGTTCGAATTCGCCGCATGGTTGAGGCTGAAGGAATTCCCTTTACTTATGTTGTAAACAATTTTTTCGCTGGTTATTTTCTGCGAACACTGTCACAACCAGGTGCTACTGCTCCCCCAAGAGATAAAGTTGTTATCTTCGGGGATGGGAATCCAAAAGGTAAATCACCATAGCCtccatatatttatatatatgtaacaCTGTCATTCCATGTACTCCTTGTCTTTAAAAGTCAAATTTCACAACACCGTGTGGTCAATGCATGACTCATGTAGCTTGTTCATTGTATTATCCTCCGCAATGCTAGATCCACATGAAAATCTTAGGGACGTTCATTTTCGAGTATTCATTCTTAAGCACATCATCCAGCTTTGTTCTTTAATGCAGCCATTTACTGTAAGGAGGAAGATATTGCTATCTACACTATCAAAGCTGTTGATGATCCACAGACCTTGAATAAGGTTCTCTATGTGAGACCACCTCAAAATACtatttcactaaacgagcttgtATCTTTGTGGgagaaaaaaattggtaaaacaCTGGAAAGAACGTATATTTCTGAGGAGCAACTGCTGAGGAATATTCAAGGTCAGAGAATTAGTTTCTATTCTTGGCTCTGGGAATTTCAGAAGCCTAAATGCTGCCATCACTATTATTATGTAACTCTCGGCATCAATTTTTTAGAACCCTCCTACAGGCAGCAGTTAAAAATCTTTCTGCTGACTAGATATCAAcctctattttatttttcttgcagaAGCTTCTTTCCCGATGAATGCGATATTGTCAATCTTGCACACAGCATATGTGAAGGGAGATCATACCAATTTCGAGATAGATAGTTCATTTGGAGCAGAGGCATCTGAACATTTCCCTGATGTCAAATATGCTACTGTGGATGAGATGCTTGACCAATTAGTCTGAAATTACTTGCTTGTTCCCTTTCCTCTGTGATCCCTTCTCGACGCTTTCCAAGTTATGATGATGATGACCAATTTCACGTGCTAATCTTACCGGACCATTATTCCCTCCAGTTTTAGTACTAAATCCAATCTAAGAAGCTTGCTATGATAAATCTTgtatctttttttaaaaatttttctccAAGTCTGTAATGCTTGCTATGATTAATGCATGATGGACACAGGTCACAAGGCTAGAATTTTTTAAGGTTGTCATAGACGGCCTTCCATTTAAGGCTGGCCTAGAGCCTTGCCTAGTTACTAGTCACCGTGGCGTAATTATTAAATGTAATCATGTGTTAATTCATTGCATTTGCATTTCATTATATCTGCACCCCAACCTATAAAATAAAAACAGAAGACTCATGTGTTACTGAAGTTGAAACAAGTACGACCAATTTCGTTCGCAGCAGT contains:
- the LOC113762681 gene encoding syntaxin-112-like, which codes for MNDLMTRSFLSYVELKKQAMKDLEAEPDIEMGQLNPVDEKNLSQFFEEVGAIKADMEEITNLLLDLKDLNEDTKSIHSAKILRGVRDRINSDMVTILRKAKIIKGRLELLDTSNAENRGVSDAYKAGSPVERTRVSVTNGLRMKLRDLMNEFQGLRERIVADHREGLKRRYYSATGEEPSEELLEKMITGNAKERVFEGKADLLLENQERHEALKEIQKSLTELHQVFLDMAVMIDNQGDQINNIEQNVANAKSFITGGAKDLNRAKKLKKRSTLACWVSVVVLVFVLVCLMAILF
- the LOC113762129 gene encoding probable pinoresinol-lariciresinol reductase 3 isoform X2, which gives rise to MTNNSSKKSKILIIGVTGSLGFDLAKASVGASHPTFGLVRDSAFSDSNKSEKLQFLSNAGVTLLKGSLQDEDSLIEAIKKVDVVICSIPSQHVLDQKLLIQAIKLAGCIKRFIPSEFGLDPDKSQVADLDYSFYSKKAEIRRLIEAEHIPYTYICCNFFMRFLLPSLVQPGLKSPPRDKVTIYGDGTIKGVFVKESDVAAFTVCTVDDPRSLNKALYLRPPGNVYSMNELMEIWETKIGKELQKTCITEQELLEKIKAMCRNPIPGLHGDGFHIFCFCKGGSDILRHRVLKWS
- the LOC113762129 gene encoding probable pinoresinol-lariciresinol reductase 3 isoform X1, coding for MTNNSSKKSKILIIGVTGSLGFDLAKASVGASHPTFGLVRDSAFSDSNKSEKLQFLSNAGVTLLKGSLQDEDSLIEAIKKVDVVICSIPSQHVLDQKLLIQAIKLAGCIKRFIPSEFGLDPDKSQVADLDYSFYSKKAEIRRLIEAEHIPYTYICCNFFMRFLLPSLVQPGLKSPPRDKVTIYGDGTIKGVFVKESDVAAFTVCTVDDPRSLNKALYLRPPGNVYSMNELMEIWETKIGKELQKTCITEQELLEKIKETPYPDCMEMVFIYSAFVKGDQTYYDIESSNGVEGTQLYPQVTYTTISEYLDTLL
- the LOC113761001 gene encoding isoflavone reductase homolog PCBER-like isoform X1; the encoded protein is MAGKSKILIIGGTGYIGKFIVDTSAKMRHPTFALMRESTLSNPSKSQIVQNFRNSGVTLLYGDIYDHASLVNAIKQVDVVISTVGREQLADQTNIIAAIKEAGNVKRFFPSEFGNDADRVHPVQPAKTMYDAKVRIRRMVEAEGIPFTYVVNNFFAGYFLRTLSQPGATAPPRDKVVIFGDGNPKAIYCKEEDIAIYTIKAVDDPQTLNKVLYVRPPQNTISLNELVSLWEKKIGKTLERTYISEEQLLRNIQEASFPMNAILSILHTAYVKGDHTNFEIDSSFGAEASEHFPDVKYATVDEMLDQLV
- the LOC113761001 gene encoding isoflavone reductase homolog PCBER-like isoform X2, producing the protein MAGKSKILIIGGTGYIGKFIVDTSAKMRHPTFALMRESTLSNPSKSQIVQNFRNSGVTLLYVDVVISTVGREQLADQTNIIAAIKEAGNVKRFFPSEFGNDADRVHPVQPAKTMYDAKVRIRRMVEAEGIPFTYVVNNFFAGYFLRTLSQPGATAPPRDKVVIFGDGNPKAIYCKEEDIAIYTIKAVDDPQTLNKVLYVRPPQNTISLNELVSLWEKKIGKTLERTYISEEQLLRNIQEASFPMNAILSILHTAYVKGDHTNFEIDSSFGAEASEHFPDVKYATVDEMLDQLV